In the Mastomys coucha isolate ucsf_1 unplaced genomic scaffold, UCSF_Mcou_1 pScaffold18, whole genome shotgun sequence genome, one interval contains:
- the Best4 gene encoding bestrophin-4, whose translation MPGSSTMTVSYTLKVAEARFGAFSGLLFRWRGSIYKLLYKEFLLFSTLYAALSITYRLLLTQEQKHIYAQVARYCNRSADLIPLSFVLGFYVTLVVNRWWSQYTSIPLPDQLMCVISASVHGVDQSGRLLRRTLIRYANLASVLVLRSVSTRVLKRFPTMEHVVDAGFMSQEERKKFESLKSDFNKYWVPCVWFTNLAAQARRDGRIRDDIALCLILEELNKYRAKCSMLFHYDWISIPLVYTQVVTIAVYSFLTLSLIGRQFVEPETGAAKLREPLEPGTEASPAPWDLDVFVPLTTFLQFFFYAGWLKVAEQLINPFGEDDDDFETNQLIDRNFQVSLLSVDDMYQNLPPTELDLYWDEAQPQPPYTVATAAESLRPFFMGSTFNLRVNDDPEQCLQVEVSRRSDLLAPARRTTQTPMLGRLLGAGAPSPAVSLQNFNGAHGTPATPHLLHFQTSGEDEEAEGSIDEDEGSEDEALEPYRWSIYIPSNGGLLGTMRTLRLTSCLTITRIWLCPEKRTEIHPLPTCYPGGAQPQIL comes from the exons ATGCCAGGCTCCAGCACCATGACGGTGTCTTACACTCTCAAAGTGGCAGAGGCGCGCTTCGGAGCCTTCTCTGGCCTGCTCTTCCGCTGGAGGGGCAGCATCTACAAGCTCCTGTACAAGGAGTTCCTGCTCTTCAGCACCTTGTATGCTGCCCTCAGCATCACCTACCG GCTGTTGCTGACCCAGGAGCAGAAGCATATTTATGCCCAGGTGGCCCGATACTGCAACCGCTCAGCAGATCTCATCCCCTTGTCCTTTGTACTGG GTTTCTACGTGACTTTGGTGGTGAACCGTTGGTGGTCTCAATACACAAGCATTCCACTGCCGGACCAGTTAATGTGTGTCATCTCAGCCAGTGTGCATGGTGTGGACCAGAGTGGCCGTTTGCTACGCCGAACTCTTATCCGCTATGCCAACCTGGCATCGGTTTTGGTGCTACGGTCCGTGAGCACCCGCGTACTCAAGCGCTTCCCCACCATGGAGCACGTGGTGGATGCAG GTTTCATGTctcaggaagagaggaaaaagttTGAGAGCTTGAAATCTGACTTTAACAAGTACTGGGTCCCTTGCGTCTGGTTCACTAACCTAGCCGCCCAGGCCCGCAGGGATGGACGAATCCGTGACGACATCGCTCTCTGTCTCATACTGGAA GAGCTGAACAAGTATCGGGCCAAGTGCAGCATGCTATTCCACTATGACTGGATCAGCATCCCCCTTGTCTACACCCAG GTGGTGACCATAGCTGTCTATTCCTTCCTCACCCTTTCCCTGATTGGCCGCCAGTTTGTGGAGCCAGAAACAGGGGCTGCCAAACTTCGGGAGCCTCTGGAGCCAGGCACGGAGGCCTCTCCAGCCCCGTGGGACCTGGACGTGTTCGTGCCTCTCACCACATTcctacagtttttcttttatgcTGGTTGGCTCAAG GTGGCTGAACAGCTCATTAACCCCTTTGGCGAGGATGACGACGACTTTGAGACCAATCAGCTCATAGACCGAAACTTTCAG GTGTCCCTGCTCTCTGTGGATGATATGTACCAGAACCTGCCTCCCACTGAGCTGGATCTGTACTGGGATGAGGCCCAACCTCAGCCACCCTATACGGTAGCCACAGCTGCTGAGTCCCTGCGCCCTTTCTTCATGGGTTCCACTTTCAACCTGCG CGTCAATGATGACCCTGAGCAGTGCCTGCAGGTGGAGGTGTCCCGGAGGTCCGACCTGCTAGCACCTGCCAGGCGGACCACGCAGACCCCGATGCTGGGCCGCCTCCTGGGTGCAGGAGCGCCCTCACCTGCTGTAAGCCTGCAAAACTTTAACGGAGCCCATGGCACTCCCGCGACCCCGCACCTGCTGCACTTCCAAACCAGCGGTGAGGATGAGGAGGCTGAGGGCAGCATTGATGAGGATGAAGGATCTGAGGATGAAGCCTTGGAACC ATATAGGTGGAGTATCTATATTCCCAGTAATGGTGGCCTGTTGGGAActatgagaaccctgagattaacatcctgcctgacaatcacaaggatctggctttgccctgagaaaagaacggaaatccaccccctccccacctgctaccccGGAGGAGCTCAACCCCAGATTTTGTAA
- the Rps8 gene encoding 40S ribosomal protein S8, translating to MGISRDNWHKRRKTGGKRKPYHKKRKYELGRPAANTKIGPRRIHTVRVRGGNKKYRALRLDVGNFSWGSECCTRKTRIIDVVYNASNNELVRTKTLVKNCIVLIDSTPYRQWYESHYALPLGRKKGAKLTPEEEEILNKKRSKKIQKKYDERKKNAKISSLLEEQFQQGKLLACIASRPGQCGRADGYVLEGKELEFYLRKIKARKGK from the exons ATGG GCATCTCTCGGGACAACTGGCACAAGCGCCGCAAGACCGGGGGTAAGAGAAAGCCCTACCACAAGAAGCGGAAGTATGAACTGGGACGGCCTGCTGCCAACACTAAG ATTGGCCCTCGCCGCATACACACAGTCCGAGTTCGAGGAGGCAATAAGAAGTACCGTGCCCTGAGGTTGGATGTGGGGAACTTTTCCTGGGGCTCTGAGT GTTGTACTCGAAAAACGAGGATCATTGATGTTGTCTACAATGCATCCAATAATGAGCTTGTCCGCACCAAGACCCTGGTGAAGAACTGTATTGTGCTCATTGACAGCACACCGTACCGGCAGTGGTACGAGTCCCACTATGCACTGCCCCTGGGCCGCAAAAAGGGGGCCAAGCTG actcctgaggaggaagagattttaaacaaaaaacgatcaaagaaaattcaaaagaagtatgacgaaaggaaaaagaatgccaAAATCAGCAGTCTCCTGGAGGAGCAGTTCCAGCAGGGCAAGCTCCTCG CCTGTATTGCCTCAAGACCAGGCCAGTGCGGCAGAGCAGACGGCTATGTACTCGAAGGCAAGGAGCTGGAGTTCTATCTGAGGAAGATCAAAGCCCGGAAAGGCAAATAA